One Mugil cephalus isolate CIBA_MC_2020 chromosome 10, CIBA_Mcephalus_1.1, whole genome shotgun sequence genomic window carries:
- the si:ch211-106e7.2 gene encoding uncharacterized protein si:ch211-106e7.2 — translation MEGYGSNCRKTRFPTLGLHNTAGAEALIGQRRKRTLPLQPTSRLEKGPKMQYFALNNGQQQQFGSHFQRTQAAPHFTHDGQGNPQAATANTVLQHRTANSGAQPSQSSHFNFHSGAYPARPSLNRQTSAGPHHVSSHQMGGVDPYSYSNILRMLIENSPSSSSNVQSGNPGFQTSYGYNVARQQDLHQNSATQSQPMRMATNAVYSQEDMSTYWKQTPVSLDTQSKTSQNVCSSPLMSASANSQTVHNRLYRQNSTQRGYSPSNPPTSSNMANSLPFRNPTTATTNLSPSAQVLYNTNMSQKTQQFPSQLCSSYSSGVHANNAHNPNSYNQNKASVFLTKSKEPPSNPEGAIRGNMNSAYLGQYTAHPDGPPPPYISLTYRGQQGVSNSRMTVPNQNTQPVTSAFPETYKLDFISARPLHSGQSLTETPESAMSRATHPANVPSQQNSAPDVFCSNPTGNGSGRSMPGNTSLPTNNTISNGLLNKLLSDTHPLEEATSTLNKTHLSKSKSCEMQEMQSAVKQSDSSVLLSPGHTGTRAVAVVQPLSLESYASVRTPSIATTSESSSHPEKIYILANPVGVHAREESNLCSEYASQEGSNKSRAASDDTVALLTSVPQNSALKSVVDTIIAKTIEKFVISEAQVSPKDSSKLETAPTAHTFDLSSLPTTAWTNANLTNLIKECEKTQINLKPPTETPVGEQLIHMFWNSSVRQLIEVIKAGGHQNLFVNVHQHLKTHGKSDSVILWQVKQGCMEQLKNCHVLKDGEVYSEAPYKSSWLNVNGQLNDIDNESECHVDQVKTVNHSPPPTLRDVPIEVVPGTQLEPVNLCVEKQACTAEPPSTQASSRNEKALKPAYPGKGTQASTIEEPSAQTATPEEMEFEPACPAKETQASTTVAPSAQTAPPNETDSVDSSDECYSFKIEVLSPEEAKHVFGQIQSSQAKNVASKSVEVNRDATLSKSESVKMEQICCVTKWMQTILGADAPNVTKCKCKEEQSPKKITDRVLKVNPTMERSAPKKAKENVKRIMTSSRPEGPNKLLEIIDLTDNDIIPHLSSNQQPKNIPHISNNTQSNVVVIYESADEDLSTTETEIPRVLPYLGLKMSESGDECVQEENKSAETVQMSSSVSSEKEPEKFYGPDDDSSLKTSSNGESAHLSESPMESKADLKTTFSRSVKHKRKWKTLSSHDNLFPPHNNSKKCKRKVARDSERHLEVPSEHTKVSSEVIPAHPLPPNARTVELVLFGSTQGEKRVLKDTRKRHVSSSEGMSNEAQKPPDVLSVNLDSSGKEPSEAVSRGEHSAKRWIYENWKKSFQPTNNSCKIKLKTVQCPSASASGPSFKKGKLPVSPRRRASHGNVKLSKSLYKKKRSLSCELKFGEKTKEEIRTLKKPERRNTVGESTNGMHENNVLKFSVLPNTFTFKDGSSGRKETNKPLSDEPDVDEEKDQSPNKAAKKAKGSWYPNEKKCSQPAACSPPETPSLFHRFQKKYIEKTQTSM, via the exons GAACGTTACCTCTACAACCTACTTCAAGGCTTGAAAAGGGACCAAAAATGCAGTATTTTGCATTGAACAACGGGCAGCAACAGCAGTTTGGATCGCATTTTCAACGCACACAAGCTGCTCCACATTTTACCCATGATGGACAGGGAAATCCTCAAGCTGCGACTGCAAATACCGTACTTCAGCACAGGACGGCAAACTCAGGAGCCCAGCCATCGCAGAGTTCTCATTTCAACTTTCACAGTGGAGCATACCCTGCAAGGCCGTCATTAAATAGGCAGACCTCTGCAGGTCCTCATCATGTCTCTTCTCATCAGATGGGTGGAGTGGATCCTTACAGTTATTCTAATATTCTTAGAATGTTGATTGAAAACTCACCATCCTCATCAAGTAATGTGCAAAGTGGAAACCCTGGTTTTCAGACCTCGTATGGATATAATGTTGCAAGGCAGCAAGATTTACATCAGAATTCTGCAACGCAGAGTCAGCCTATGAGGATGGCGACAAACGCTGTGTACTCTCAAGAAGACATGTCGACTTACTGGAAACAGACACCCGTGTCTCTTGACACGCAATCAAAAACATCACAGAATGTTTGCAGCAGCCCTTTAATGTCTGCCTCTGCAAACTCACAGACAGTTCATAACCGGCTCTACAGACAAAACAGCACTCAGCGTGGATACTCTCCTTCCAATCCACCAACAAGTTCTAATATGGCCAACTCCCTGCCTTTCAGAAATCCCACGACTGCAACAACAAACCTTTCCCCAAGTGCGCAGGTTTTGTACAATACCAACATGAGTCAGAAAACTCAACAATTCCCATCTCAACTCTGCTCATCATACAGTAGCGGTGTACACGCTAACAATGCTCATAACCCAAATTCATATAACCAGAATAAAGCCAGcgtttttttgacaaaatcaaaAGAGCCTCCCTCTAATCCAGAGGGGGCAATCAGGGGCAATATGAATTCGGCATACTTAGGTCAGTACACTGCTCACCCTGATGGTCCACCCCCACCATACATTAGTTTGACTTACAGAGGCCAGCAGGGTGTGAGTAACAGCAGAATGACTGTGCCTAATCAAAATACACAACCTGTGACTTCAGCTTTTCCTGAAACGTATAAACTGGATTTCATCTCGGCCAGACCTCTCCATTCTGGACAGTCTTTAACTGAGACCCCTGAGAGTGCTATGTCAAGAGCAACCCACCCTGCAAATGTCCCATCCCAACAAAACTCTGCACCCGATGTCTTCTGTAGCAATCCAACAGGAAATGGAAGTGGCAGAAGCATGCCAGGCAACACATCTCTTCCTACCAATAACACTATTTCAAATGGGCTTCTCAATAAATTGCTGAGTGATACTCATCCTTTGGAAGAGGCCACTTCCACACTGAACAAGACCCATTTATCTAAGTCAAAGAGTTGtgaaatgcaggaaatgcagtCAGCAGTCAAACAAAGTGACAGCTCTGTTCTCTTGTCGCCTGGTCACACAGGAACAAGAGCTGTTGCTGTTGTGCAGCCGCTGTCTTTGGAAAGCTACGCCAGTGTGCGCACACCATCTATTGCCACAACAAGTGAATCTTCAAGTCACCcggagaaaatatatattttggcAAACCCAGTGGGTGTTCATGCCAGAGAAGAATCTAACCTTTGCTCAGAATATGCAAGTCAAGAGGGTTCCAACAAATCTAGAGCAGCTTCAGATGATACTGTTGCTTTGTTGACTTCAGTTCCCCAGAACTCGGCGCTCAAATCTGTTGTAGATACTATCATTGCAAAAACTATTGAAAAATTTGTAATTTCTGAAGCACAAGTAAGTCCTAAAGACTCAAGTAAGCTAGAAACAGCTCCAACTGCTCATACTTTTGATCTATCCTCACTCCCAACAACTGCATGGACTAATGCCAACCTAACGAATTTAATAAAGGAATGCGAAAAGACTCAGATTAACCTGAAGCCTCCTACAGAGACTCCTGTCGGAGAACAACTTATACACATGTTTTGGAATAGCAGTGTCAGACAGTTAATAGAGGTGATCAAGGCAGGTGGCCACCAAAATCTATTCGTGAACGTTCATCAACACCTCAAGACACATGGGAAGTCAGACTCCGTCATACTGTGGCAAGTAAAGCAAGGCTGTATGGAGCAACTTAAAAACTGCCATGTCCTCAAAGACGGCGAAGTCTATTCAGAAGCGCCTTACAAGTCATCATGGTTGAATGTCAATGGGCAGCTGAATGACATAGACAATGAATCTGAGTGTCATGTAGATCAGGTGAAGACTGTGAACCATAGTCCTCCACCAACTTTAAGGGATGTTCCCATAGAAGTCGTACCAGGAACACAGCTTGAGCCTGTTAACTTGTGTGTAGAAAAACAAGCCTGCACAGCTGAACCTCCCTCAACTCAGGCGTCCTCCCGTAATGAGAAAGCACTCAAACCTGCTTACCCAGGTAAAGGAACCCAAGCCTCCACTATTGAAGAACCCTCAGCTCAAACTGCAACCCCCGAGGAGATGGAGTTTGAACCTGCTTGCCCGGCTAAAGAAACACAAGCCTCCACCACCGTAGCACCTTCAGCTCAAACTGCACCACCCAATGAGACAGACAGTGTAGACTCTAGTGACGAGTGTTACTCATTTAAAATTGAAGTTTTATCTCCAGAAGAAGCCAAACATGTGTTTGGGCAAATACAAAGTAGTCAAGCAAAGAATGTCGCGAGCAAGTCTGTGGAGGTTAATAGAGATGCAACACTGAGCAAGTCAGAGTCTGTCAAAATGGAACAAATTTGCTGCGTTACAAAGTGGATGCAAACAATTTTAGGGGCGGATGCTCCTAATGTGactaaatgcaaatgcaaagaagaacaaagtcctaaaaaaataacagacagaGTCCTCAAAGTTAACCCTACCATGGAAAGAAGTGCTCCAAAGAAGGCCAAGGAGAATGTTAAACGAATTATGACATCAAGTCGCCCAGAGGGTCCCAATAAACTCCTTGAAATCATTGACTTAACTGACAATGACATCATACCTCACTTGTCATCTAACCAGCAACCAAAGAACATTCCCCACATAAGTAATAACACCCAGTCAAACGTCGTAGTCATATATGAAAGTGCAGATGAAGATCTGTCTaccactgaaactgaaattccCCGGGTGTTGCCATATCTAGGCCTTAAGATGTCAGAATCCGGGGATGAGTGTGTGCAAGAAGAGAACAAATCTGCAGAAACCGTGCAAATGAGCTCTTCAGTCAGTAGCGAAAAAGAACCCGAAAAGTTCTACGGCCCCGACGACGACAGCTCCTTAAAAACATCAAGCAACGGTGAATCTGCACATCTGTCGGAGTCACCAATGGAAAGCAAAGCTGACCTCAAGACAACTTTCAGCCGCTCTGtcaaacataaaagaaaatggaaaacactAAGCAGTCATGACAATCTTTTTCCACCACACAATAATTCAAAGAAGTGCAAACGCAAAGTTGCTCGGGATTCTGAGCGCCACCTTGAGGTTCCTTCAGAACACACGAAGGTTTCTTCTGAAGTCATTCCGGCTCATCCTCTCCCCCCAAATGCTAGAACTGTAGAGTTGGTGCTGTTTGGTTCGACGCAAGGAGAGAAGCGTGTTTTAAAAGACACCAGAAAGAGACATGTGTCATCTTCAGAGGGTATGTCTAATGAGGCACAGAAGCCTCCAGATGTTCTCTCTGTGAACCTCGACTCCTCGGGGAAGGAGCCCAGTGAAGCTGTCTCCAGGGGGGAACATTCAGCCAAGCGATGGATTTATGAAAACTGGAAGAAGAGCTTTCAGCCGACCAATAACAGCTgcaaaatcaaactaaaaactGTGCAATGTCCCTCTGCCTCTGCATCCGGGCCAAGCTTTAAGAAAGGGAAGCTGCCTGTGTCGCCTAGGAGGAGGGCCTCGCATGGAAATGTCAAGCTGTCAAAGAGTTTATATAAGAAGAAGAGGTCCCTCTCTTGTGAACTGAAATTTGGagagaagacaaaggaggaAATTCGCACACTAAAAAAGCCTGAGAGACGTAACACTGTAGGTGAAAGCACCAATGGCATGCACGAGAACAACGTGTTGAAGTTCAGCGTGTTACCCAACACCTTCACCTTCAAGGATGGATCCAGTGGGAGGAAGGAGACCAACAAACCCCTTTCAG ACGAGCCGGATGTTGATGAAGAAAAAGACCAGAGCCCCAATAAAGCTGCCAAGAAAGCGAAAG GTTCATGGTATCCGAATGAGAAGAAGTGCAGCCAACCAGCGGCGTGTTCGCCTCCAGAGACCCCCAGTCTCTTCCACAGGTTTCAGAAGAAATACATAGAGAAGACTCAGACTTCCATGTAG
- the etfbkmt gene encoding electron transfer flavoprotein beta subunit lysine methyltransferase, which translates to MFGHLIHLKCARHVGIFYRLFTRASRHRCLSEICQSDEKIRRFISENTEIVGEHSLTPEVKLRLLTPRCRFWRERPELWPFTDPYWAIYWPGGQALSRYVLDNPEVCRGKRVLDLGSGCGASAIAAKLSGAAHVVANDIDTVAAIATHMNCELNGLEPPVCVTSDLIGSEPEGFDLILLGDMFYDEALADSLHSWLDRCIRIHGAKVLIGDPGRAQFEGHNIRKLLHLLAQFELPDSVREENYGLTSSSVWRYHPEL; encoded by the exons ATGTTTGGACATTTAATTCATCTGAAGTGTGCTcgacatgttggaatattttaCCGGCTGTTTACACGGGCGAGCAGGCATAGATGTCTCTCAGAAATCTGCCAATCAGATGAGAAAATCAGGAGgtttatttcagaaaacacgGAGATAGTTGGAGAGCACAGCCTGACTCCTGAAGTAAAACTCAGATTACTCACCCCAAGATGCAGATTCTGGCGAGAAAGACCGGAGTTGTGGCCTTTTACTGATCCGTACTGGGCTATATACTGGCCAGGGGGGCAGGCACTGTCAAG GTATGTCCTGGATAACCCTGAGGTGTGTCGGGGTAAAAGGGTCCTGGACCTGGGGAGCGGTTGTGGAGCTTCGGCCATCGCTGCAAAACTGAGTGGTGCTGCTCACGTAGTGGCAAATGACATTGACACTG TTGCAGCCATTGCGACCCACATGAACTGTGAGCTGAACGGCCTGGAGCCGCCTGTTTGTGTGACCAGCGACCTGATCGGTTCAGAGCCAGAGGGCTTTGACCTGATCCTCCTCGGGGACATGTTCTACGATGAGGCCCTCGCTGACAGCCTCCACAGCTGGCTGGATCGCTGTATCAGAATCCACGGCGCCAAAGTCCTGATTGGAGATCCGGGGCGTGCTCAGTTCGAGGGTCACAATATCCGAAAGCTCCTGCATCTGTTGGCTCAGTTCGAGTTGCCCGACTCCGTCAGAGAAGAGAACTACGGTCTGACCAGCAGCAGTGTTTGGCGCTACCATCCTGAGCTGTGA